TTTAATTGGCTTGGCTTAACTATAACGATGAGCAAAGTCAACAGAGTCCTGTTGTCATGGAAACCCAAACCCCAGCTTGACGTTTCTGTAACTGATCCATGGCTTTGACTAGTTGGCTGTAATCGGTGAATAACATTGTTTTTCCCATCAAATCTAAAATAAAGTCCCTTGTGTTTTTTGTAGAGTAGCAGGCAAGAAGCTTCAATAATTCAATGAGAAATACAATTGACATTAAATTATTTGTAAACAAAGGGCCTTGTTATTTTATAAGTCATAGAGAGGAGGCGCACCGTGATTTACTTTAAAGTTAGGGCAGATCGTTCTCAGTCAGTGTTCTAAACCTTACCAAAATTACCAGATCTTTTCGttcatatttaaataaaaaaatgaaagactaaCAGGGCCAATGCCAATGTGTGGTGCATCCCTATTGTAACTAACATTGAGTTCAGGATTCCTTTTCATCATGTCCAAGATAATGTAGCAGCCAATGGAGTGTCCCAGCAGGACCAGGCGGGTGTCTCGGGGAACATGTCTCCTGAGGAAGGCCAGCTTGTGTTCAATCTGCCCGTCTAGACCAAACACATCATACCCAGCTGCTGAGGAGGCATCTGTATACAAAAAGTCGTAACATGTCTTTGTTTATCTCAGAATCTTTCCTGTTGCACTATATGTTTTTGTTTGCTTCCTGTCTATCTTCTGCCGCTGTTCCctcaagtgtttacttcctgtctgtcttcttctgctgattTCTCTGTCCTCTAGCTCTCTGTCTTTTAACCTATTTCCTTCTCTTGCTCCCTTTTTTTCCTTGACTGAGGACAGTTCAGCCATCATTAATTCAAAGTTGTGTGCTCTAGAAATATAAGAATGAATATTGAAAAAGTATTCCACTGTTTTCTGACAGagtaaaacaaataattgttttagCCACCACTGACGTTAattgaccggacttctttctgaggattgatatgactgcacttAGTCCCTTGATCACAgcttcctccttagcaaccaTCTGCTATAGAGAAAGAGCAGACCACTGACTGTCCAAACTGATCAATCAGATTCAAGAACGTAAGAATGTAAGAGTAATCTGTACCTTCTACCATGTCCATGGAGTCTGGAGGTACACAGTGGCCGGCATGGCTCACTGCCCACACTGGGTGGTGGTATCCTAACTTCCTGTGTAGGGTCCGCATGAAGGTTTTGTAGAAGCCCACTACACCTGGGTTACCTGAATACAAAACAGCAGAAGATCATATTTCTTCATTGCAAAGTGCAAAACTTTTAATAACTCAAACCATGAAACCTTAAGCTTTCGAAAAACTTTACATCAAGAAAGATGCATTTTACCTTACGCAATTTAGGTGGTTATGAAATAAAGTTACCATAATAATATGTATATAGACATACCTTATTAATCCCAGAGTTAAAATGTAATGAACCAATACAAATGCATCAATGTAGAGGTGTCAGAGCAAGGGGGCTGCCATCGTGCCTTGAACCAGTTGAGGCCTTGCTCAAAGAGGCCAATGCATTACCTAGCCAGGAGGCATACTGGCAACTCTCCGGCAGCTACTAGTCCAGTCCACACTCTGTACTTGTTGGTTCAGGACTTGAACTGGCGACTAttcagttgccaagccaagtccctgcAAAGTCAGCTACTGCCCACCCGGTCTCATTTGCCCAGACCAGTTGACACATGTATTCTGCTGGTGTTTGTGCTCTTTTTTGTTTATTGGTTAAAGTATGAACCATACACATGGCAAATGGAGAGCATCTATATAGCAGTTAATAGCGTGTCTAGCCTTGGGGAACATTAAGCACTTACACAACAGAAGCCAGCCACTCTACCTCCAGACCTGTCTTTCTTAATATTGTATTTAAGTGAATGAATACAGTCAGGGgcgggaaggctaagccttcccaaatatttgtgtcactgcatcctggtaaaataaaaagataatgtataatgtttgtgtctttgacattagcgctgctatgtgccctgtactacgaagccagttaacagaccctggatatgtttgagttagacacgagtggatctgagtTTAATTACAATTAaattgagtgtttcgtcaacctaatgtgttgcttaaaataatacgtctgcatacagtatgtgacaatgtaagtgttgcacggccagatacggctcagctgactcagataatgaAATATTGTGATATTATTCACCACCGAACCGTGCAACTCCTTCCTCTCGTTTTTCCAAACCAAAATCAGCAACATTTACAGCAATCTGACACCCTCATCAGCACCCCCCCACCTCCCCTCCTGGCTCCCCCCCCTTCACCTCACAGCCCCTGTCCCACTTCTCCCCTGTGACCCCCATGCAACTGTCCGACTTCATGACTGGAAttaactccacctgcacacttgaCCCAATGCCCTCCAAATTTGTTACAGAGAGCCTCCCTGCCATCTCCCAACTCATCGCcaccatcattaactcctccctcaGATCTGCATcagttcccccccccctctctcaaactggctgctgtcaCACCCATTCTCAAAAGACCTGAACTCACTCCTGACATCATGTCCAacttccggcccatctcacatCTCCCCTTTCTGTCATAAATACTTGAACGTGTCGTTGCCTCACAACTTAAATCCCACCTCAGATCCAATGACCTCTTTGAGCCATTTCAATCCGGTTTCCGATCAAaacacagcacagaaacagctcttctgaaaatcacaaacgacctcctcctctcctctgacccCGGCAACctgaacatcctcatcctcctcgacctcaccgcagcattcgacaccatcaaccacaccatcctgctgtccctcctCGAATCATCACTCAACATCACTGACAACATCACTCTCCTGCTGAAATCCTACCTCACCGACAGACATCAGTTTATCAACATcaacaactgcacctcctccactgctcctctgtcccaaggcgtcccccagggtttggtgcttggccccctcctcttcatcctctacatactcccccttggcaaaataatttgtcgccacaaccttcaatttcactgctacgccgatgacatccaacgttatatctcaacaaaaaccatcacccccacaaaacactccactctcaccaactgtctctcagaaataaaagcatggatgcaaactaactatctccaactgaacagtgccaaatcagacatcatcatcatcggccccccatgctgtatcaaagacatccagaatttcaacttcaccattgacagccacactctatcccccccccccctcacatcaGCAACCTCAGAGTCATCTtcgacagtcagctcaaattcaaccaccacatcaatcacatcaccaggacgcctttttccacctcaaaaacattgcccgtctccaccatcactctcctcctcctctgctgctgaaaccctgattcatgcattcatcacttcacgactcgactactgcaatagcatcctctacggcataccatccaacctaatcaataaactccaacatatccagaactctgctgcccgcctcctcacccacacccgctcccgagaccacatcactcccgtcctccagaacctccactggctccccgtccgtcaaagaatcaacttcaaagtcctcctgattactcacaaagccctcaacaatcagcccccccccccccctacctcacagacctgctgcaccaccacgccccttcccgctgcctccgctcatcagaagccaacctcctatccaaccccacccgcaccaatcaccggacctggggggacagagccttctccgtcgctgccccctccctctggaactcactcccccaacccatcagagactgctgacctcaccaccttcaaaacactcacaaacactcacctcttcaatctggcttttaatgtgtgattgtttttgtattatttgactttaactatatatttatttgttgttccttccttttcttttcccttcactatatctgtaaagcgtctttgagcacctgtaaaagcgctaacaaaataaatctattattgttattattattatatgatcgatgatctgattgatgatgtgatatcagtgtgatatgaatgataagtgcgacacgtcggcgtcttctctgcatacggcagtttaaactgtatttcctttatactGTAATATGAATTGATAGCTTTAcattccgcacactgagctctgattggtcagcaggcggtgctttcactgagttgatctcttttctatagacgccgggggcgggcagcgtcaggtaaaaaaaagtgatttagtcttcccaaacctgagcctcacgcgccgcctatgaatACAATAGATTAGTCAAACTGACCTGGAATGATGAGAAAGAGCACTTTGTGCCCAGAGTTGAACTGACAGGAGCCAAACTTCAGGACCTCTGTGACGGCTCTGTGACAGTAGATGAAGTCTGTCTGTGGTTCATCCCTCTGCTCTGTCTCCACTCTGTCCATCGCACCAGCCCTGAGGAAATAACAAAATCTATCAaattgtaaaacaaaaatattcaTAAACGATGTATTCATAAACAAGTGCAACTGTAAACAAATCACAAAACATTTTATAATGTTGTACAACTGCTAATAATAATGCTAGCTGGTTAACAGCCAGGCTCAAAGGTGATAGTAGCCAAAGGTTAAAACTGTTTAGTGCAAGTGCTGACTGTTATGTGCAAAACTCAACAGCAAGAATTCGATCATTTCAGGCGtgtatgtcgttgtgtccctgagcaagatacttcaccccaaagtgctcctgtggggattgctctcagtattgagtatgtacgtcgctttggataaaagcgtctaacaagtaacatgtaatgtaatgtcatttCAAAATCTTCAGCGTACGCAAGTTTCAAATGGAAGGAACAACACATTGAGAAGATGAACACTTAATAATCAATggcattttttatttaaggctTTGGTTGGGAAGATTTGAGAAGCCAGCAGGAGTAAACATCGGAAATAAAAGAGAGGGCAGGGCAGCACTCCTAAAGCATTTTAattattaaagtattaaaatgaACGTACAACGTGAATGGCTTTTGTTGGTACTCACAGTTGTCAGCAGCTTCCGGTGGCGAATGAGAAAATGGGCCGAGTGGCGCGAGTCTCGTGAGCCAGTTTGACAGACAAGTCGGCCGTCCAATCAGTTGGCGGAGTTAGAACAGCCCATGTTTACAAAGGAATGCTCCATAGCTGCATCATGAGCTGCATCCCAAAGCTGCATCTCAAGTATTTGCATCCACGTTTACCTAACTCGCGTCTTTCCCTGGGTCTTAAGCCGCATCCCAAGTGTCTTATTCGAGAAGCGAGGAGCGATCTCTGGAAGGCGATAGTCGAGGAACCACCACAcgccccttactgtgtatccgTCACTGATTGGACGCTGTGGGACGACACGCCCCCTTGCTGTGTATCCGTCACTGATCAGTGCATTTTAAGGAGTGAAGACACATATCAAGTGATTAACTCTTAAGTGTTATACTGCCCTTCGAATTATTTATCATCCTTTTAAAAATGAGTGAAAATACATCTGAATAACAATATTTCTGTAAGAGGTTCTACATTACAAATAATTAAGCCTTGTCAGTGTTCAAAAAACACCATAATTGTATCATGGATTAAATTATGAATAGGAAATGCTGGATATCGGTGAATGCAGATGCAAACAACCCTATTCATAATTAAAACAAGGGATGATGACCAGAACAAACGAGGAAATTACAAATAAGAGGGGACGTATGGAATACCGTTTCagccaaaattaaataaatataaatgtttccTTTTAACTGTACCAAAGGTCCGTACTGAACTGGAGAAAAGGGCGTTCAGTTACGCTGCCCCTCAAGCTTGGAACCTGCTTCAAACTGAGCTGAAACTCAGAGAGCTGGTCTCATTAAGCACACTCAAAGCAACTTTAACTGACCTTGAAGAAGGCCGCTGTGTCTGTAAATGCTTTGGCTAAACTTGGTGTATGACTGTGTTGTGATTGTGTGAACACTGTACAATTGTCTGTAACTGTGCTGTTACCATTCTTGGGCCAggactctcttgaaaaagagatttttaatctcaatgagacctATCCTAATAAACGTCAAAATAaattattaaataaatacatatataaataaatatgccaaaataaattctgaaataaataaatgaggcaataaatataaataaatacacatgtatttatttcatgggACTTTTAGTCAGTCAGAGGATGAGAGACAGCTTGACACTGGCAACGTTAAGGAAGTAGGCCAACAGCAGGAGCCTCCAGCTGCAGATGTACACACTGGTGTGTACAATCCTGATAGTTCCAGATTTATCTTTAGTAGGCTAAGCACTTATTTGATTGCATTGATAATATCAATGACATTGGGGTTAATTGGTCAGACATTGAAACAAAAGTTTAAACTTGTCAATTAtatgagtagaagtacaatagTCATCATTTAATTTGAGTCATCTGGGTTGAGTAACATACCACTTAAGCCCCGGGCACACTTAACGGTCGTATCTGCTGCAGTTCACTATCAGatagacggttcggccacacgaggccgacatgGAAACGCAGAAAACGATAATGATAAatggtcccaaggtgggtagatctgcaaaCGAAACGCGATGGGGGGGCaaaccatagacatataaagagtagacgccgcatcgaccgctactgcctattggcgctgacgagccgtggggccgccatcttggaccggtcacccgctccacacagtgtaatctgtctggcaggcgcaatgaagtgtctGCGCATTTAATCAATCATAACTCGCcgaatacaaaactgattttcacggggggggTTTCTGaaaacgtcatatatgtaggcatgataccggacacatgatgtcggcgtattttaatattcatagtagacttaacagcaatagaatattctggtatttgatagcctatatgttatgtatgataggtattttgcaaaagacacacgatatataatataggctaatatacacacacacacacatataaaaaaacactaatggtctatatgatagagaagcagaagcagattgtgtaggcctactactcagctattttaataagttgaaaaatgaagaaacaataatacattatacatagacagaagttatatatcagtaaaaattCATATCTATATCTATGTCAGAAAAAATGAAAATCTACATCTAtatctatataaaaaatgtaaatgttcaagttatacacaagaacatgacaccaccccgccccaaaccatatttacacaaagttgctcatgaaAGTTGAAATGAGCTAAAAGCCCTGAAAGAAGACTGTTTTGCAGAGCTTCTTTCTCGTGCTCGCTTTCTGCAGGTCAAGAGAGGTGAGTCTGGCAATGTGGTGTAGTCTTATTTTCAGAAACACAACCAATGACAACAAGTTGGAATAATGGTTGTCGATGCCAAACTGCGTCTCCTCAATGTGTTCCCCAAGCTGAAAAACATCCTCCGTTCCAATCTCCTCCCGGACCATGTAGGTGACTGTCGACTCCTTTGGAGCTTGCCTTGTTGAAGCTTGGCGAATCaccctctctgcagctctcagCACCTTCACTGTGCCTTGTGATGGAATCACTAGGCCACCGTTGTTTTTCAGGGCTAGAAGGTGGTAGCTCTCATCAAATGATGAAGGTACAGCATCTCTGACATCTCACACGGCACACATCACAGGACAGCTTTCGCAGAATCTGCCGGACTACAAATCCTGCGATGTAGACCAGCGTATTTTCCACCAGACCACCGAACCGAGTGGGAAGATAGCTGTGGTCACTCACAACAGCCGAAATGTTGGCGAATGGAGATGGGTGCTCTTCAGCAGTTTCAGCAGAGGACATCTCTCCCGCAGACTGGGACACAGTGTGATCTTGGGCTGCCACATTGCCTGTCTCACTAGGTGAAACACCACACCGAACCATCAGGCGGCGGAAGATGGCCTGGAACTGGCGTGCAGATGGATGTTATTCCAGCCACCTTGTATGGAAAACAGGCGCACAATACATACATTACTCATAAGTCATTTTCAGAATTTATTGCAATTAAAAGAACATCAACCCTACCTGACGCTCTGATGGAATTAAATAGGAGCTCCAAGTGATCCTGGCTGAACCTGTAGGTGAGGACATACCGCTGAACTTGGAGCAGTTCAGGAATCACCAGCATCAACATGTCGATGTTAATGACAAATCCGATGACTGACAAGTACctgcaaaagaaaaacattttattaCTCTGATCATGGCAAAACATATACAGTATACTTGTAGGACACTTAGCTAACTAGGAACAATGTA
The sequence above is drawn from the Pseudochaenichthys georgianus chromosome 22, fPseGeo1.2, whole genome shotgun sequence genome and encodes:
- the ldah gene encoding lipid droplet-associated hydrolase isoform X2 produces the protein MDRVETEQRDEPQTDFIYCHRAVTEVLKFGSCQFNSGHKVLFLIIPGNPGVVGFYKTFMRTLHRKLGYHHPVWAVSHAGHCVPPDSMDMVEDASSAAGYDVFGLDGQIEHKLAFLRRHVPRDTRLVLLGHSIGCYIILDMMKRNPELNILKSIMLFPTIERMAQTPQGKVMTPVLCGLRYVAYLPLFLLSLLPEALKAGLIRLALGGICSLDHTVVQPTVGLLSGDCAANAMYMGGQEMKKVLERDDLTIKKNLGKDFPHGDFRLCENGFRHAFVLDAGREVAQMVSEWISVDFRT